From Mytilus edulis chromosome 8, xbMytEdul2.2, whole genome shotgun sequence, one genomic window encodes:
- the LOC139486745 gene encoding A-kinase anchor protein 17A-like — protein sequence MAGNTAACSDTSEAIDLFKPQGLYLKPIAKINVCVQLPALKEPGKTISNWEVMEKIKHMIKPHVFLSLKIVKSTLEFIRLEGELENKSLIKTLMQRLEGKTIKLSGFSETLKVKAGEAKISFPLKHDWDSYFRDAKHMNEMKPGERPDTIHFKDLPSRWFASYHSKTKDKPCEMVLRRVFEGFGEIRCVDIPMLDPYRKEILPGIQTFSFGQDLTFESYVQFKEYIGFMKAMDALRGMKFLYIGEDEKAYTANVKVDFDKSKHLSDKCIKKRRIERWKLQLLEKEREEKVKKEREETERKQEEERLKKENDEREKERRRTEKIEKKELRRKEREEKRRLQRLEKRRLEDEKKYQIKLALEERKFLIAQRKLESIRLLTELFERVKEEKVKEDLEKREIELEDERKKQVEAEALRKAEEKQRKEEQKRKRRMDLEHQEYELRHKILKNVKAKEEKKEEEVREQLRKKLGKKKGKVKLKSAIVLRK from the exons ATGGCAGGAAATACAGCTGCTTGTAGTGACACTTCAGAAGCTATAGATTTGTTCAAACCTCAGGGACTTTATCTAAAACCAATAGCAAAAATTAATGTCTGTGTTCAACTTCCTGCATTAAAAGAACCAGGAAAGACTATTTCTAATTGGGAAGTCATGGAAAAAATCAAACACATGATTAAACCTCATGTTTTCTTGTCTCTCAAAATAGTAAAAAGTACTCTAGAGTTCATTCGACTAGAAGGTGAATTGGAGAATAAATCTTTGATAAAAACCTTGATGCAGAGATTGGAAGGCAAGACCATCAAACTCAGTGGGTTTTCAGAAACACTGAAAGTGAAAGCTGGGGAAGCAAAAATATCATTTCCTCTCAAACATGACTGGGATTCTTATTTTAGAGATGCAAAACacatgaatgaaatgaaaccaggTGAGAGACCGGATACAATACACTTTAAAGATCTGCCTAGTAGATGGTTTGCGTCGTATCACAGTAAAACAAAAGACAAGCCATGTGAAATGGTTTTACGGAGAGTGTTTGAGGGGTTCGGTGAAATACGTTGTGTAGATATTCCAATGTTGGATCCATACAGAAAAGAAATACTCCCTGGAATCCAGACATTTTCATTTGGACAAGATCTTACATTTGAATCTTATGTGCAGTTTAAAGAATATATTGGGTTTATGAAAGCAATGGATGCCTTGAGAGGAATGAAGTTTCTGTACATTGGAGAGGATGAAAAAGCCTACACTGCCAATGTGAAG GTTGACTTTGATAAGTCAAAGCATTTATCAGATAAATGTATTAAGAAGAGAAGAATAGAAAGGTGGAAGTTACAGTTACTTGAGAAAGAAAGAgaagaaaaagttaaaaaggagaGAGAGGAAACAGAGAGAAAACAAGAGGAAGAAAG gttaaaaaaagaaaatgatgagAGAGAGAAAGAAAGAAGAAgaacagaaaaaattgaaaagaaagaaCTAAGGAGAAAAGAAAGGGAAGAAAAGAGACGATTGCAAAGATTAGAAAAACGAAGACTggaagatgaaaaaaaatatcagattaaATTAGCATTAGAAGAAAGGAAGTTTTTAATAGCTCAGAGGAAGCTAGAGTCTATCAGATTATTAACAGAATTATTTGAAAGAGTTAAG GAAGAGAAAGTGAAAGAGGACTTAGAAAAGCGTGAAATAGAACTTGAAGATGAAAGGAAGAAACAAGTAGAAGCTGAGGCATTGAGAAAAGCAGAGGAAAAACAGAGAAAAGAAgaacagaaaagaaaaagaagGATGGATTTAGAACATCAGGAATATGAACTCAGACACAAAATACTCAAAAATGTTAAAGCCAAAGAAGAGAAAAAAGAGGAAGAAGTAAGAGAACAGTTGAGAAAAAAGTTaggaaaaaagaaaggaaaagtgaaattaaaaagtGCTATTGTCCTGAGAAAATGA
- the LOC139484044 gene encoding uncharacterized protein — translation MNSISETPPSIVFRKTNDSIDANITEFIQKSWSREVHNNIIANAVVLSLYFVIGIIGNALVLVVYKTQLKHASVERYFIPVLAISDMLSTICGSINNMAWDLMSDNFTNNALCKYFLFTISNTAYMSILLLLCIAFQRYLLICRHHSLSLKHRHLMIGLSFVFANGLALPFAFFYGVNDFYNDGTLIGTRCGRLKTGLYLPGAIYAISFVSLMVMTVLALIFFYGRIACTVFEHFKSKRSKKCSLNPLSKCSNNKYRLDIKHNAVDRHSHSKNVHLESVSSICIKDNDINIIQQSDPKQIDRTKLEGDTYNIEGPCNELQRQPEMSIQAYMIEMTNDEEVFIELKKSHVITKNEQVDIESPSSEIEKESVNSGNEIVNGEIIFSEILKNVENTNVASNLWIELPDFKQNSEHSTESNTFETGYRFEKNRTPEATVEKLNMNRDDEIHIFIQDIDYQSIDIASANGITHRKDIRESSSEKTNAELKTNSNLCLKAAEDQPSDISSGSESRTDITNVTPNETPMKKLSNNDHRNKRNRQFKNKFSMMFIVITSVSLFCYIPVGVIVLLEGVFPDFWDKLSSTEFIVVAWLYHTYIINSISNPIVYAFLDTEFYTGLKALFARFCK, via the coding sequence ATGAATTCTATAAGTGAAACACCACCGAGTATCGTTTTTAGGAAAACCAATGATAGTATTGACGCAAATATTACAGAGTTCATTCAGAAAAGTTGGTCAAGGGAAGTACATAACAATATAATTGCCAATGCTGTCGTACTGTCGTTGTACTTTGTAATCGGTATAATTGGGAACGCATTAGTTCTGGTTGTATACAAAACGCAATTAAAACATGCATCTGTCGAAAGGTACTTTATTCCAGTCCTGGCAATTTCAGATATGTTGTCAACAATTTGTGGAAGTATAAATAATATGGCTTGGGATTTGATGTCAGATAACTTCACAAACAATGCAttgtgtaaatattttctatttaccATTTCCAACACAGCATACATGTCCATTTTATTATTACTTTGTATCGCTTTCCAAAGGTATCTACTAATATGTCGACATCATTCACTGAGCCTGAAGCATCGTCACTTAATGATTGGTCTTTCTTTTGTATTTGCTAATGGTCTTGCTTTGCCATTTGCATTCTTTTATGGCGTTAATGACTTTTACAATGATGGTACATTAATAGGAACCAGATGCGGAAGACTGAAAACTGGTTTATACTTGCCTGGAGCAATTTATGCCATTTCCTTTGTTTCTCTTATGGTAATGACAGTTCTTGCACTAATTTTCTTCTACGGACGTATCGCATGTACAGTATTTGAACATTTCAAATCAAAACGATCAAAGAAATGTTCACTTAATCCTTTGTCCAAATGCTCTAATAATAAATACAGATTGGATATAAAACATAACGCTGTAGATCGTCATTCTCATAGCAAAAACGTCCACCTGGAAAGCGTTAGTAGTATATGCATAAAAGATAACGACATAAACATAATACAACAATCCGATCCGAAACAAATTGATAGAACTAAATTAGAGGGCGATACATACAACATTGAAGGTCCATGCAATGAATTGCAAAGGCAACCAGAAATGTCAATTCAAGCTTATATGATAGAAATGACAAATGACGAAGAAGTGTTTATCGAATTAAAAAAGAGCCATGTAATTACTAAAAACGAACAAGTTGATATAGAATCACCCAGTTCTGAGATCGAAAAAGAAAGTGTAAATAGTGGTAACGAAATTGTTAATGGAGAGataattttttctgaaatattaaaaaaCGTTGAAAATACTAATGTAGCCAGCAACTTGTGGATCGAATTACCAGACTTTAAACAAAATTCCGAACATTCAACTGAATCAAACACATTTGAAACGGGAtacagatttgaaaaaaataggacTCCGGAAGCTACCGTggaaaaattaaatatgaatCGAGATGACGAGATCCATATTTTCATTCAAGATATTGATTACCAATCTATAGATATTGCCAGTGCGAACGGAATTACACATCGTAAGGATATTAGAGAAAGCAGTTCCGAAAAAACAAATGCAGAACTTAAAACAAACTCTAACCTCTGTTTGAAAGCGGCGGAGGACCAACCATCTGATATATCTTCAGGATCAGAATCTCGTACTGATATAACTAATGTCACTCCAAATGAAACACCAATGAAAAAGCTGTCGAATAACGATCATCGCAACAAACGAAATCGACAATTTAAAAACAAGTTTTCAATGATGTTTATCGTCATTACATCTGTGTCATTGTTCTGTTATATACCTGTAGGAGTAATTGTTCTTTTAGAAGGTGTTTTCCCGGATTTTTGGGATAAACTTTCCAGTACAGAATTTATTGTAGTCGCCTGGCTTTATCACACGTACATAATCAACAGTATTTCAAACCCAATAGTGTATGCTTTTCTTGATACAGAATTTTATACAGGACTGAAGGCACTTTTTGCAAGATTCTGTAAATAg